The Streptomyces sp. NBC_00236 DNA window GCACAGCAGGGAACTGACTGACCGTGAGTTCTCGCCGCCGGCGGCTCAGCCCAGCGGGTCGGTGGTGTCGCGCAGGGCGGCCAGGGCCGGGGCGTACATCCGGGCCTTGATCGTCCCGACGGTGTCACCGGCCTTGGCCACCTGCGCCTGCGCGATCTCGATCGCGGTGGAGCGCACGGCGTCCTCGCTGACCGCCCGGTCGACGATGCCGGCCGCCGCGGCCTCGGACCCGCCGTAGCGGTGGGCGGTGAGCATGGCCTTGTGCGCGGTCTGCGGGGCCAGCCGGGCCTGGATGAGGGCGGCCATGCCGGGGGTGAAGGGGATGTTGATGTCCGCTTCGGGCAGGCACCAGTAGCCGCGGTCGGCACGCATGACGCGGAAGTCGTGGGCGAGGGAGAACATCGCACCGGCGGCGAAGGTGTGCCCCTGCAGTGCGGCCACCGTGATGACCGGCAGCGACAGCATCCGGGCGAGGAGCTCGTGCACCGAGACGACGTAGTCCCGGTGCTGGTCGGCGTGGGCGAACAGCCAGTCCAGGTCGAGCCCGTTGGAGTAGAACTTGCCGGTCGCGGCGGTGACCAGGGCCCGGGGGCCCTCCGCCTTCTCCACCTCGTCGAGCGCGGCACCGACGGCGGCGAGCCAGTCCGGGTGGAAGCGGTTCTCCCCGTCCCCGAGGTCGAGAACGAAAACGTTGTCGTGGCGGTCGAGCGAGGGCATGGGAACTCCTTCGAGCCGGACTGACGGGTGACGTGACTGCGGACTGCGACCAGGGCGAGGAGTCGACCCACCCCCAGCGGACTACCTGTCGGTAACTTATGGGCTGGAGCATGGCCCGGCAAGGGGGACAGCCGTGATCGTTCACCCGCCGACACCCTCGGGGCGCCGGGCTCAGCTGCGGAAGTTGCGGGCCAGCCAGGGGCTGAGCATCGTGCGCGGGACGAGCTCCTTGTACGTCTCGTCACCGGGCAGCGGGACGACGAGCCACTGGCCCGGCGGGAAGAACCTCCCCTTCACGTACGCGATGCCGCCGTACACGGAGCGGAGGAACGCGGGCACGGAGTCACGGGGGACGTCCTCGAACTCCACCCCGTCGACGGTGATCTTCGCGTCGTCCTCGGGAAACACCTGAACGGTGACGGCGGGCGCCCCGCCCAGCTCGATGAACGCCTCGTGCGGAAGCGAGCCGTCCGCGTCGAGCACGGCGAACGCCCCGGCGGAGGTGCGGCGCGAGGTCCGGTCGGCACCGATGTCGTCGGTGACGGTCATCTCCAGGCCGTACGCGCGCGCGACCTCACGGACTGCGGCGACGGCGGTCTCGGTGCTGGGCAGATGAGGATGGCCCATGCGGCGGCTCAGCCCTGCGCCGCGTACGCGACGAAGGCCGCCCAGGCGGCCGGGTCGCAGGCGAGGCGGGGGCCCTGGGTGCGCTTGGAGTCGCGGACGTGGACGGTGCCCGGAGTGGCCGCGACCTCGACGCACTCGCTGCCATTGCTGCTGTCGCTGTAACTGCTCTTGACCCACTTCAACGCGGAAGCATCCCCGGCAGACGACTTGCGGATCATGTCTCTCCCAGCACTTGCTCGATGAAGGCCATCGACTCCCGAGGGCTGAGAGCCTGGGCCCGGATCATGCCATAACGCAGTTCAAGGATTCGGAGCTGCTTCGGATCTGAAACCGGCCGACCGCTGAAGGCTCCCTCGGAGCGCCCCACCGCCGTACCGTCTCTGAACTTCAGCACCTGGATCTCCCCGTCGATTCCCGCATGCTCCTCGCGGTCCATCGGCATCACCTGAACCGTGACGTTGCGCGACTCGCCGACCTCCAAGAGGTGTTCGAGCTGACGCCGCAGAACCATCTTGCCTCCGAGTGGGCGCCGGAGCGTCACTTCTTCCTGGACGAAGCCGAGAGTCGGGCTGGGCGACCGCTCGAAGATCGCCTGTCGCCCCATCCGGGCGGCCACACCTCGCTCTACTTCGTCCTGCGGGTACGCAGGCTGCCGCATCGAGAACAGGGCACGCGCGTACTCGGCGGTCTGAAGCAAACCGTGGAAACTGCTGTTGCCATAGGCCAGCAACTCCACTGCCTGCGCCTCCAGTTTCGCGAGCTCCCGGATCTTCTTGGGGTACCGGACCTGCGCCATATCCCGCTTCATCGCGGCCAGCTTGCCGCCCGCGCCGACCACCTCGTCCGCCCGGTCCAGGAACTCCGGCCGGGGGATCCTCCGCCCGCCCTCCACCTTGCGGACCAGGTCCTCCCCGTACCCGATCGCGGCCCCGAACTCTCCGGCCCGCAGGCCCGCCGCCTCCCGCCACGCCTTGATCTGGCGTCCCACCGCGGCCACCACCGCGGCGCCCGACTCGTCATCGGGGTCGACCTCCCAGCCGGGCTCGTCCGCCCCGCCGTCGCCCTGCTCCGTACCGCCGCCAACCCCGGTCATGCGTGCCCCACTTCCGACGTGCGTGCCGTTCCTTCCACAACGGCATCCGTTCCCCTCGCGTCACTCCGGACAACCGGGACAGCGCCGGACACTTTCCGGACAACCGCCACCGGGTCGTGGATGCCCACGACGTACGCGGCCACGACCCGGTTGCCCGCGACGCGGCTGCCCACGACGTCTAAAGGCTTTTAAAGAACTCAGGGAAAAGAACCCCACCAAACCCGACCGACCCCCGCCCCGACCTGCGTCACTCGCGCGAGTGAACCTGGGCAACCGGGCTGGATTCGAGGCCGGTTGATCGGCATATGCTCGCCGCGACAACCACAGAACCGAGACGGCCCCCGCCGGGACTGAGAATCCCGAGCAGGGGCCTGCCCATGAGGAAGAAGAGCTTCCCGATGGCTTCCCGGCAGGTTATCGCGCCCCCGTGCGCCCAGCCCGGCTCCCCCGGCACATCCGGCCCCCGTGACGTCACGCCGACATCCGGCGTCATCCACGTCAACACCCGCCACGTCTCCGGCTTCGTGATCATCGGCAACCACCTCGCCCAGCACCACGAACTCTCCCTGATCGCGATCGGCCTCGCCGTCCACATCCAGTCCCTGCCCGCCGGGGCGAAGGTCGGCATCAAGGTCCTCACCGACCGCTTCCCCCCGCAGGCAGCCGTACGCTGAATCCCGTACGCGAGGAACGGGAGGCTCCGGTGGCCGGGACGACAGTGACCGAGGTGATGGCCGAGCTGGCCGCACTCGACGACCCGAAGGCGCGCGCGGTCAACGAGAAGCACGGCGACGACCACGGGGTGAACCTCGGCAAGCTGCGCGCGCTCGCCAAGCGGCTGAAGACCCAGCAGGAGCTCGCGGTCGAGCTCTGGGCGACGGGCGACACCGCCGCGCGGCTGCTGGCGCTCCTGATCTGCCGCCCGAAGGCGTTCACCCGCGACGAGCTGGACGCCATGCTGCGCGAGGCCCGGGCACCCAAGGTGCAGGACTGGCTCGTGAACTACGTCGTGAAGAAGAGTCCGCACGCCGAGGAGCTGCGCCTCGCCTGGTCCGCCGATCCGGACCCGGTCGTCGCCAGTGCCGGCTGGGCGCTCACCACCGAGCGCGTGGCGAAGAAGCCCGAGGGCCTCGACCTCGCGGGGCTGCTCGATGTCATCGAGGCGCAGATGAAGGACGCCCCGGACCGCCTGCAGTGGGCGATGAACCACTGCCTGGCCCAGATCGGGATCGAGCACCCCGAGCACCGCACCCGGGCGATCGGCATCGGCGAGCGGCTGGAAGTGCTCAAGGACTACCCGACGCCCCGGGGCTGCACGTCTCCGTACGCGCCCGTCTGGATCAATGAGCTGGTGCGGCGGCGGCAGGACAGGACGTAGGGGGTCCGGGCACGACGGCGGTCATTTGCCGAATCGCCGTTGCCGGTTGGCGTACGAGCGAATCGCACGCAGGAAGTCCACGCGGCGGAACGCCGGCCAATAGCAGTCCACCCAGTGCATCTCGGCGTACGCGGACTGCCAGAGCAGGAAACCCGACAGCCGCTGCTCGCCGGAGGTCCGGATGATGAAGTCGGTCTGGTCGGCCGTCGGCGAGTAGAGATGCCGGGAAATGTCCTCGATGTCGAACCGCTCGACCAGCTCGGCCAGGTCGCCACCGGCGGCTCGGTGTTCTTCGAAGGCGCTCTTCACCGCGTCGACGATCTCCCGTCGGCCTCCGTAGCCGACCGCGATGTCCACCTTGAGCCCGCCGCGCCCGGCCGTCGCGGCAGTGGCCTGCTTGAGTGCCTGGGCGGTGGCACCGGGGAGCAGGTCGAGCGAGCCGATCACCTGGACCTCCCAGGGGCGGCCGACGGCCGTGATGTCCTGGATGGTCTCCTCGATGATCTCGATCAGCGGGCCGAGCTGCTCGGCGGGGCGCCCGAGGTTGTCGTCGGAGAGCATGAAGAGGGTCACGCGCTCGATCGCGGCGGCCTCGCACCAGTCCAGGAACTCGGTGGCCTTCGCGCCGCCCGCCCGGTATCCCTCCCGGAGATCCGTGTGGCCCGCCTGCCGGGCCCAGCGCCGGTTGCCGTCGAGCATGATCCCGACGTGCTGCGGGCGCGGCAACCCCACCAGGGTGGCGGCCAGCCGGCGCTCGTACACGGCCTCTATCGGCCGCCGGAGGAACAGCGGGAGCAGCTTCACCGAACCAACCCCATCACGTCGCACATCACGTCCGCGGACCATATCAGCGGCGTCCGGCACCCTCCGCGCACGCACCTGACCGCTGCCTCGGCACGGCAGTCCGGCTGCGGCGAGCGGCAGGCGCATACGGATACGGCCCCCGGCATGTATGCCGGGGGCCGTGATCGCTGATCCGTCCATCCGCCTACGGGAGGTTGCGGGCCATGACGATGCGCTGGACCTGGTTCGTGCCCTCGTAGATCTGGGTGATCTTCGCGTCGCGCATCATCCGCTCCACCGGGTAGTCCCGCGTGTAGCCGTAGCCGCCGAGCAGCTGGACCGCGTCCGTGGTGATCTCCATCGCGACGTCGGAGGCGAAGCACTTGGCCGCGGCGCCGAAGAACGTGAGGTCGGCGTCGAGGCGCTCGGACTTGGCGGCGGCCGAGTAGGTGAGCTGACGGGCCGCCTCCAGCTTCATGGCCATGTCGGCGAGCATGAACTGGACGCCCTGGAAGTCGCCGATCGGCTTGCCGAACTGCTTGCGCTCCTGGACGTAGCCCTTGGCGTAGTCGAGGGCGCCCTGGGCGACGCCGAGCGCCTGGGCCGCGATCGTGATGCGGGTGTGGTCCAGGGTCTTCATCGCGGTGGCGAAGCCGGTGCCCTCCTCGCCGATCATGCGGTCGGCGGGGATGCGGACGTTGTCGAAGTAGACCTCGCGGGTCGGGGAGCCCTTGATTCCGAGCTTCTTCTCCGGGGCGCCGAAGGAGACACCCTCGTCCGACTTCTCGACGACGAAGGCCGAGATGCCCTTGGAGCGCTTGGTCGGGTCGGTGACCGCCATGACCGTGTAGTACTCGGAGACGCCCGCGTTGGTGATCCAGCGCTTCACGCCGTTGAGGACCCAGAAGTCGCCGTCGCGGACGGCCCTGGTCTTCATGCCGGCGGCGTCGGAGCCCGCGTCCGGCTCGGAGAGGGCGTACGAGAACATCGCGTCGCCCTTGGCGAGCGGGCCCAGGTACTTCTTCTTCAGGTCCTCGGAGCCGGAGAGGATCACCGGGAGCGAGCCGAGCTTGTTCACGGCGGGGATGAGGGAGGAGGAGACACAGGCGCGGGCCACCTCCTCGATCACGATGACCGTGGCGAGCGCGTCGGCGCCGGCGCCGCCGTACTCCTCCGGGACGTGGACCGCGTGCAGGTCGGCGGCGGTGAGGGCGTCCAGCGCCTCCTGCGGGAAGCGGGCCTCCTCGTCGACCGCGGCCGCGAACGGGGCGATCTTCGCCTCGGCGAGCGCACGCACCGTCTCACGGAGCATGTCGTGCTCCTCGGCCGGACGGTACAGGTCGAAATCGGTCGAACCCGCCAAGACGCTCACTCCCCATGATGCTAACTACCGTTAAGTAACCCAATTTTAGGCGCCTTCCCCGGCACAGGCATACGTGCTGGGGCCGTGAGCTTCACGACAGCCGGAATGGGACGTTTCAAAGGCAGGACTATGCTCGTTCACCGCACGTCTGTCCGCATCTCACAGGAGCACTACATGGCCCTCAGGATCACTGTGATCGGCACCGGCTACCTCGGCGCCACCCACGCCGCGGCCATGGCGGAACTGGGCTTCGAGGTCCTGGGGCTCGACGTCGTGCCCGAGAAGATCGAGATGCTGTCCGCCGGCCGGGTCCCGATGTACGAGCCGGGGCTGGAAGAGATCCTGAAGAAGCACGTCGCCGGCATCGCGGGCTCCAGCGGGCGGCTGCGCTTCACCACCTCGTGGGAAGAGGTGGCGGAATTCGGCGATGTGCATTTCGTCTGCGTGAACACCCCGCAGAAGCACGGTGAGTACGCCTGCGACATGAGCTACGTGGACAGCGCATTCGAATCGCTCGCACCCCATCTGACCAGGCCCGCCCTGGTCGTCGGCAAGTCCACCGTGCCGGTCGGCTCCGCGGCCCGGCTCGCGGCCCGGCTCGTCGAGCTCGCGCCCGTGGGCGAGGGGGCCGAGCTGGCCTGGAACCCGGAGTTCCTGCGCGAGGGCTTCGCCGTCAACGACACCCTGCACCCGGACCGGATCGTCGTCGGCGTGGAGAGCGAGCACGCCGAGAAGCTGCTGCGCGAGGTGTACGCCGGACCGGTCGCGGAGGGGTCCCCGTTCGTGGTGACGGACTTCCCGACCGCCGAGCTGGTGAAGACCTCCGCCAACTCCTTCCTCGCCACCAAGATCTCGTTCATCAACGCCATGGCGGAGGTCTGCGAGGCCGCCGACGGCGACGTCGTGAAGCTGGCCGAGGCGATCGGCCACGACGAGCGCATCGGGAAGAAGTTCCTGCGGGCCGGCA harbors:
- a CDS encoding isoprenyl transferase, whose product is MKLLPLFLRRPIEAVYERRLAATLVGLPRPQHVGIMLDGNRRWARQAGHTDLREGYRAGGAKATEFLDWCEAAAIERVTLFMLSDDNLGRPAEQLGPLIEIIEETIQDITAVGRPWEVQVIGSLDLLPGATAQALKQATAATAGRGGLKVDIAVGYGGRREIVDAVKSAFEEHRAAGGDLAELVERFDIEDISRHLYSPTADQTDFIIRTSGEQRLSGFLLWQSAYAEMHWVDCYWPAFRRVDFLRAIRSYANRQRRFGK
- a CDS encoding DUF397 domain-containing protein, whose protein sequence is MIRKSSAGDASALKWVKSSYSDSSNGSECVEVAATPGTVHVRDSKRTQGPRLACDPAAWAAFVAYAAQG
- a CDS encoding helix-turn-helix domain-containing protein, which translates into the protein MTGVGGGTEQGDGGADEPGWEVDPDDESGAAVVAAVGRQIKAWREAAGLRAGEFGAAIGYGEDLVRKVEGGRRIPRPEFLDRADEVVGAGGKLAAMKRDMAQVRYPKKIRELAKLEAQAVELLAYGNSSFHGLLQTAEYARALFSMRQPAYPQDEVERGVAARMGRQAIFERSPSPTLGFVQEEVTLRRPLGGKMVLRRQLEHLLEVGESRNVTVQVMPMDREEHAGIDGEIQVLKFRDGTAVGRSEGAFSGRPVSDPKQLRILELRYGMIRAQALSPRESMAFIEQVLGET
- a CDS encoding enoyl-CoA hydratase-related protein — its product is MPSLDRHDNVFVLDLGDGENRFHPDWLAAVGAALDEVEKAEGPRALVTAATGKFYSNGLDLDWLFAHADQHRDYVVSVHELLARMLSLPVITVAALQGHTFAAGAMFSLAHDFRVMRADRGYWCLPEADINIPFTPGMAALIQARLAPQTAHKAMLTAHRYGGSEAAAAGIVDRAVSEDAVRSTAIEIAQAQVAKAGDTVGTIKARMYAPALAALRDTTDPLG
- a CDS encoding DNA alkylation repair protein; its protein translation is MAELAALDDPKARAVNEKHGDDHGVNLGKLRALAKRLKTQQELAVELWATGDTAARLLALLICRPKAFTRDELDAMLREARAPKVQDWLVNYVVKKSPHAEELRLAWSADPDPVVASAGWALTTERVAKKPEGLDLAGLLDVIEAQMKDAPDRLQWAMNHCLAQIGIEHPEHRTRAIGIGERLEVLKDYPTPRGCTSPYAPVWINELVRRRQDRT
- a CDS encoding acyl-CoA dehydrogenase family protein, with protein sequence MAGSTDFDLYRPAEEHDMLRETVRALAEAKIAPFAAAVDEEARFPQEALDALTAADLHAVHVPEEYGGAGADALATVIVIEEVARACVSSSLIPAVNKLGSLPVILSGSEDLKKKYLGPLAKGDAMFSYALSEPDAGSDAAGMKTRAVRDGDFWVLNGVKRWITNAGVSEYYTVMAVTDPTKRSKGISAFVVEKSDEGVSFGAPEKKLGIKGSPTREVYFDNVRIPADRMIGEEGTGFATAMKTLDHTRITIAAQALGVAQGALDYAKGYVQERKQFGKPIGDFQGVQFMLADMAMKLEAARQLTYSAAAKSERLDADLTFFGAAAKCFASDVAMEITTDAVQLLGGYGYTRDYPVERMMRDAKITQIYEGTNQVQRIVMARNLP
- a CDS encoding UDP-glucose dehydrogenase family protein — protein: MALRITVIGTGYLGATHAAAMAELGFEVLGLDVVPEKIEMLSAGRVPMYEPGLEEILKKHVAGIAGSSGRLRFTTSWEEVAEFGDVHFVCVNTPQKHGEYACDMSYVDSAFESLAPHLTRPALVVGKSTVPVGSAARLAARLVELAPVGEGAELAWNPEFLREGFAVNDTLHPDRIVVGVESEHAEKLLREVYAGPVAEGSPFVVTDFPTAELVKTSANSFLATKISFINAMAEVCEAADGDVVKLAEAIGHDERIGKKFLRAGIGFGGGCLPKDIRAFMARAGELGADQALTFLREVDSINMRRRGHMVELAREAVGGDSFLGKRVAVLGATFKPDSDDVRDSPALNVAGQIHLQGGQVTVFDPKGMDNARRLFPTLGYADTALDAVRGADVVLHLTEWREFRELDPEALGEAVGRRIILDGRNTLDPAVWRGAGWTYRAMGRPKA